A single genomic interval of Hafnia alvei harbors:
- a CDS encoding major outer membrane lipoprotein, whose translation MNRTKLVLGAVILASTMLAGCSSNAKIDQLSTDVQTLNTKVDQLSNDVNAMRADVQTAKDDAARANQRLDNMATKYKK comes from the coding sequence ATGAATCGTACTAAACTGGTACTGGGCGCAGTAATCCTGGCTTCTACTATGCTGGCTGGTTGTTCAAGCAATGCTAAAATCGACCAACTGTCTACTGATGTTCAGACTCTGAACACCAAAGTTGATCAGCTGAGCAACGACGTTAACGCAATGCGCGCTGACGTGCAGACTGCTAAAGACGACGCAGCACGCGCTAACCAGCGTCTGGACAACATGGCTACTAAATACAAGAAATAA
- the pykF gene encoding pyruvate kinase PykF yields MKKTKIVCTIGPKTESEEMLNNMLTAGMNVMRLNFSHGDYEEHGQRIKNIRAVMEKTGKKAAILLDTKGPEIRTMKLEGGKDAALTAGQTFTFTTDQSVIGNTSRVAVTYPGFAADLKIGNTVLVDDGLIGMEVIEVSETEVVCKVLNAGDLGENKGVNLPGVSIQLPALAEKDKRDLVFGCEQGVDFVAASFIRKRSDVMEIREHLKAHGGENIQIISKIENQEGLNNFDEILEASDGIMVARGDLGVEIPVEEVIFAQKMMIEKCNRARKVVITATQMLDSMIKNPRPTRAEAGDVANAILDGTDAVMLSGESAKGKYPLEAVSIMATICERTDRVMQSRIDTLHDSRKLRITEAVCRGAVETAEKLDAPLIVVATAGGKSAKAVRKYFPDAMILALTTNPVTARQLILSKGVVPMLVKEIASTDDFYRIGKEVAVESGLAQKGDIVVMVSGALVSSGTTNTASVHVL; encoded by the coding sequence ATGAAAAAGACCAAAATTGTATGCACCATCGGTCCTAAGACCGAATCCGAAGAAATGCTAAACAACATGCTGACCGCAGGCATGAACGTTATGCGTCTTAACTTCTCCCACGGTGATTATGAAGAGCACGGACAGCGCATCAAAAATATCCGCGCTGTTATGGAAAAAACCGGCAAGAAAGCCGCGATCCTGCTGGACACTAAAGGTCCAGAAATCCGCACCATGAAACTGGAAGGCGGCAAAGACGCTGCGCTGACCGCTGGTCAGACTTTCACTTTCACCACCGACCAGAGCGTTATCGGCAACACCAGCCGCGTTGCGGTCACCTACCCTGGCTTCGCCGCTGACCTGAAAATCGGCAACACCGTGCTGGTTGACGATGGCTTGATCGGTATGGAAGTTATCGAAGTTTCAGAAACTGAAGTGGTATGTAAGGTTCTGAACGCAGGCGACCTGGGCGAAAACAAAGGCGTTAACCTGCCAGGCGTTTCTATCCAACTGCCAGCGCTGGCTGAAAAAGACAAACGTGACCTGGTATTCGGTTGCGAACAAGGCGTTGACTTCGTTGCGGCCTCTTTCATCCGTAAACGTTCTGACGTCATGGAAATCCGTGAGCACCTGAAAGCCCACGGTGGCGAAAACATTCAGATCATCTCTAAGATCGAAAACCAAGAAGGTCTGAACAACTTCGACGAAATTCTGGAAGCCTCTGACGGCATCATGGTTGCTCGTGGTGACCTGGGCGTTGAAATCCCAGTTGAAGAAGTTATTTTCGCTCAGAAAATGATGATCGAAAAATGTAACCGTGCACGTAAAGTTGTTATCACTGCAACTCAGATGCTCGATTCCATGATCAAAAACCCACGCCCAACCCGTGCAGAAGCAGGCGATGTAGCTAACGCCATTCTGGACGGTACTGACGCAGTGATGCTGTCTGGTGAAAGTGCTAAGGGTAAATACCCTCTTGAAGCCGTTAGCATCATGGCAACTATCTGTGAGCGTACTGACCGCGTAATGCAGAGCCGCATTGATACTCTGCACGACAGCCGTAAACTGCGCATCACCGAAGCTGTTTGCCGTGGCGCGGTAGAAACTGCTGAAAAACTGGATGCTCCACTGATCGTGGTAGCGACTGCCGGTGGTAAATCTGCGAAAGCCGTTCGTAAATACTTCCCAGATGCCATGATCCTAGCTCTGACTACTAACCCAGTCACCGCTCGCCAGCTGATCCTGAGCAAAGGCGTTGTTCCTATGCTGGTTAAAGAGATCGCTTCTACTGACGATTTCTACCGTATTGGTAAAGAAGTTGCGGTTGAAAGTGGACTGGCTCAGAAAGGCGATATCGTCGTTATGGTTTCTGGCGCACTGGTTTCCAGCGGCACAACCAACACGGCATCTGTGCACGTTCTGTAA
- a CDS encoding MATE family efflux transporter, whose translation MQKYWIEARSLLALAIPVIIAQVSQTAMGFVDTIMAGGVSATDMAAVAVGTSIWLPAILFGHGLLLALTPVIAQLNGAGRRDKIEHQVRQGFWLAFGVSVLIIIVLYNSKHIIDMMHNIDHDLSSKAIGYLHAIMWGAPGYLFFQVLRNQCEGLSKTKPGMVIGFIGLLVNIPINYIFIYGKLGAPALGGVGCGVATGSVYWVMYFIMRWYVRRSSSLRDLRQKGMEAPQWATIHRLINIGMPVALALFFEVTLFAVVALLVSPLGIVSVAGHQIALNFSSLMFVLPMSLGVAATIRVGYRLGEGSAENARVAARTSIAVGMTMAACTAIFTVIFREPIALLYNDNPEVITMASHLMLLAAIYQISDSVQVIGSGVLRGYKDTRSIFFITFTAYWILGLPTGYVLALTDYIVPAMGPSGFWTGFIIGLTSAAIMMALRIRWLQNQPAAWILQRAAR comes from the coding sequence GTGCAGAAGTATTGGATAGAAGCGCGTAGCTTATTAGCTCTGGCTATTCCCGTTATCATTGCGCAGGTTTCTCAAACGGCCATGGGTTTTGTTGACACCATCATGGCAGGCGGCGTTAGCGCCACAGATATGGCGGCGGTTGCCGTTGGGACCTCCATTTGGCTACCGGCTATTTTGTTTGGCCATGGTTTGCTGCTGGCTTTAACGCCGGTCATCGCCCAGCTAAACGGCGCGGGGCGTCGCGATAAAATTGAACATCAGGTGCGACAAGGTTTTTGGCTGGCGTTTGGCGTGTCGGTTTTAATTATCATAGTCCTTTATAATTCCAAACATATCATCGATATGATGCATAACATCGATCATGATTTGTCGAGCAAGGCCATCGGCTATCTGCACGCGATTATGTGGGGCGCGCCGGGTTATTTGTTCTTCCAGGTACTGCGTAATCAGTGCGAAGGCCTATCGAAAACTAAACCGGGAATGGTGATTGGTTTCATCGGCCTGTTGGTAAACATTCCGATTAACTACATTTTCATCTACGGGAAATTAGGTGCTCCAGCGCTGGGCGGCGTCGGCTGTGGCGTGGCTACAGGCAGCGTGTATTGGGTGATGTATTTCATCATGCGTTGGTATGTTCGTCGCTCATCCAGCCTACGTGATTTACGTCAAAAAGGCATGGAAGCACCACAGTGGGCCACGATCCATCGCCTAATTAATATCGGTATGCCGGTTGCTTTAGCGCTGTTTTTCGAAGTGACGCTGTTTGCCGTTGTCGCTTTACTGGTTTCACCGCTGGGTATTGTTTCCGTTGCGGGACACCAAATTGCGCTGAACTTCAGCTCGCTGATGTTTGTGTTGCCAATGTCACTCGGCGTGGCCGCGACTATTCGTGTGGGTTACCGCTTGGGCGAAGGCTCGGCAGAAAATGCGAGAGTCGCGGCGCGCACCAGTATTGCCGTAGGAATGACGATGGCGGCATGTACCGCTATTTTCACCGTAATTTTCCGCGAACCCATTGCCCTGCTCTACAACGATAACCCTGAAGTTATCACCATGGCATCGCACTTGATGCTGCTAGCGGCAATTTATCAGATTTCGGATTCGGTTCAGGTTATCGGCAGCGGTGTACTGCGTGGTTATAAAGATACCCGTTCGATTTTCTTTATTACCTTTACGGCGTACTGGATTTTAGGGCTACCAACCGGCTATGTGCTGGCGCTGACGGATTATATTGTTCCCGCCATGGGGCCAAGCGGCTTCTGGACGGGCTTTATCATCGGTCTCACATCGGCGGCTATAATGATGGCGCTGCGTATCCGCTGGCTACAAAATCAGCCCGCGGCGTGGATCTTGCAGCGCGCAGCGCGTTAA
- a CDS encoding riboflavin synthase subunit alpha translates to MFTGIVQGTAPVVSIDEKSNFRTHVVKFPQELLPELELGASVAHNGCCLTVTKVEGDLVSFDLMKETLRITNLGDVTVGSVVNLERAAKFNDEIGGHLMSGHIICTAEIVKILTSENNRQIWFKMPNPELMKYVLHKGFIGIDGISLTIGEVTKSRFCVHLIPETLQRTTLGVKRLGDKVNIEIDPQTQAVVDTVERVLASRDATLQAAMNVDSVA, encoded by the coding sequence ATGTTTACCGGCATTGTTCAGGGCACCGCTCCCGTCGTGTCCATTGATGAAAAATCAAATTTTCGTACTCATGTAGTCAAATTCCCGCAGGAGTTATTGCCTGAACTTGAGCTCGGCGCATCCGTTGCTCATAACGGTTGTTGTCTGACCGTGACGAAAGTGGAAGGTGACCTTGTTAGCTTTGATTTGATGAAAGAAACGCTGCGTATCACCAATCTGGGCGATGTGACAGTGGGTAGCGTGGTGAATCTTGAGCGAGCAGCGAAGTTTAATGATGAAATCGGTGGGCATTTGATGTCGGGCCATATCATCTGTACGGCTGAAATCGTAAAAATCCTGACTTCAGAGAACAATCGCCAAATTTGGTTCAAAATGCCAAATCCTGAGCTGATGAAGTACGTATTGCATAAAGGTTTTATCGGCATCGACGGTATTAGTTTGACTATCGGAGAGGTAACGAAGAGCCGTTTTTGCGTACATTTGATCCCAGAAACACTGCAGCGCACTACGCTTGGCGTGAAGCGTCTGGGGGATAAAGTCAATATTGAGATCGATCCGCAGACTCAAGCCGTGGTTGATACGGTAGAGCGCGTGTTAGCCAGCCGTGACGCAACATTGCAAGCGGCCATGAATGTTGACTCCGTGGCTTAA
- a CDS encoding YadA-like family protein, whose amino-acid sequence MKTTSIAFFVATALTASHAANATNTDVNNFIKLATAQGTPFNAVRDAYQNLNARDRLIVDETHSRAGISDGMYNDFSTDAPTAITPAGWNKEATLKQLHPLVSVAPAAPVTQPTQAQLKAQFAALKTAKLKADIEAKRGESRAAANVVRTASQHIAPLITADEQTARDNGQDLAINDAHATATQAMYKANSAYNYADTVHHEAMVIGADVDTNTANIKTNTSEIASVKTTLDDTTKTANLAETKATTALDVAYIANGKADQAQTAATIANDKADHAQVTANTATDKADHAQQSADHANVNANQALKNTFNLSSHIAANEQGIKANAAAIEQNGSNLETVAEYAKSNHDQINQAKATVTGIQKKEAIQNGSRVQGMIAAKHNAEQADTQQQIKNIVSSVSAQPDHATQITANRDGVAKNAAGVQKLTKQQRIDSVYYGEQIQNLATNTHSAIRSTQSRVSDNTASINKLNSNFSSLKNSVDDNRKEANAGIAGATAIASMPQVKSGDSFMVSAGAGTFNSESAVAVGASFNAGDHTVIKAGVSADTQSDFGAGVGIGFSY is encoded by the coding sequence ATGAAAACCACCTCCATAGCTTTTTTCGTTGCAACCGCACTGACAGCCTCACATGCAGCTAACGCGACAAATACCGACGTAAACAACTTTATAAAGTTAGCAACTGCCCAAGGCACCCCCTTCAACGCGGTGCGCGACGCTTACCAAAATCTTAACGCTCGTGACCGTTTGATCGTGGATGAAACACATAGCCGCGCGGGTATCTCTGATGGTATGTATAACGATTTCTCAACGGATGCACCTACCGCAATCACGCCAGCAGGTTGGAACAAAGAAGCGACGTTAAAACAGCTTCATCCATTGGTTTCAGTAGCCCCAGCAGCACCTGTAACACAGCCAACACAGGCGCAATTGAAAGCTCAGTTTGCCGCACTAAAGACAGCCAAATTAAAAGCCGATATTGAAGCTAAACGTGGTGAATCTAGAGCAGCCGCCAATGTCGTGCGCACAGCATCGCAACACATCGCGCCACTCATTACAGCAGATGAACAGACCGCACGTGATAACGGTCAAGACTTGGCAATCAATGACGCACACGCCACCGCAACACAGGCCATGTACAAAGCAAATTCTGCTTATAACTATGCCGACACAGTCCATCATGAAGCAATGGTGATAGGTGCAGACGTTGACACCAACACGGCCAACATTAAAACGAACACCAGTGAAATAGCGTCTGTAAAAACAACGCTTGATGACACAACAAAAACAGCCAATCTTGCAGAAACTAAGGCTACCACCGCGTTAGATGTTGCCTACATTGCAAATGGCAAGGCAGACCAGGCACAGACCGCTGCAACAATCGCCAATGACAAAGCAGACCACGCACAGGTGACCGCTAACACAGCTACCGATAAAGCAGACCATGCGCAGCAATCAGCCGATCATGCCAATGTCAACGCGAATCAAGCGCTGAAAAACACCTTCAATCTGTCAAGCCACATTGCAGCAAACGAGCAAGGTATTAAGGCCAACGCAGCAGCTATTGAACAGAATGGATCTAATTTAGAAACCGTTGCCGAGTATGCCAAAAGCAATCACGACCAAATCAACCAGGCTAAAGCGACTGTAACGGGTATTCAGAAGAAGGAAGCCATTCAGAACGGTTCACGCGTGCAGGGAATGATTGCAGCTAAGCACAACGCTGAACAGGCTGACACTCAGCAGCAGATTAAAAACATAGTTTCTTCTGTATCTGCTCAGCCCGATCACGCAACACAAATTACAGCTAACCGTGATGGTGTCGCTAAGAATGCTGCCGGTGTTCAGAAGCTAACCAAACAACAACGCATTGATTCTGTTTACTACGGTGAGCAAATTCAGAACTTGGCAACAAATACCCATTCAGCCATTCGTTCAACCCAATCGCGTGTAAGCGATAACACGGCGTCTATCAACAAGCTGAACAGCAATTTCAGCAGCTTGAAAAACTCGGTAGATGATAACCGCAAAGAGGCTAATGCAGGCATCGCTGGCGCAACGGCCATTGCATCAATGCCGCAGGTCAAGTCTGGTGACTCATTTATGGTCTCTGCAGGCGCTGGTACATTCAATAGCGAAAGCGCTGTTGCCGTCGGTGCTTCATTCAATGCAGGCGATCATACCGTGATAAAAGCAGGCGTTTCAGCAGATACTCAGTCAGATTTTGGCGCGGGTGTTGGCATCGGTTTTTCATACTAA